A window from Pseudomonas sp. Tri1 encodes these proteins:
- a CDS encoding NAD(P)H-hydrate dehydratase — protein MPHTKDDFPDALYSAAQVRALDAQLIAAGTSGFELMQRAARATWRAIVRHWPEASELTVLAGHGNNAGDGYLVATLARRAGWSARVVAVGEPGRLQGDAANAHAEAVAVGVQVEPWSDEVELRGVLLDALLGTGLSGDVREPYVRAIDTINVSGLPVAAVDIPSGLCADTGRVLGTAVTADLTVTFIGLKLGLFTGDAADRVGELVFNDLHADPDIVESAAVSARLLSSHNLPRLAPRVPTTHKGRLGHVLLIGGDRGFGGAIQMSAESALRCGAGMVSMATRSEHVSAALTRLPEVMVQGTHSANQLMGLLKQASVLVVGPGLGQAAWGRSLLSAAANALLPQVWDADALNLLSSGAVSLPEHCVITPHPGEAARLLDLSTAQVQADRPAAAHALSQKYTATVILKGAGSLIASPDGRLAVCSQGHPAMASAGLGDVLAGVVGALLAQGMDSFDAACLAVWLHANAGAQAGRSGRGLAATDLIPAIRQLLEEHSPCLK, from the coding sequence ATGCCGCACACTAAAGATGATTTTCCCGACGCGCTGTACAGTGCCGCGCAGGTCCGGGCCCTCGACGCACAACTGATCGCGGCAGGCACCAGCGGCTTCGAATTGATGCAGCGCGCGGCCCGTGCCACCTGGCGAGCGATCGTCCGGCACTGGCCTGAGGCCAGCGAGCTGACCGTGCTGGCCGGTCACGGTAACAACGCCGGCGACGGTTATCTGGTGGCAACCTTGGCCCGGCGGGCCGGGTGGTCGGCGCGGGTGGTGGCAGTGGGCGAGCCCGGGCGATTGCAGGGTGACGCCGCCAATGCCCATGCCGAGGCCGTGGCGGTGGGGGTGCAGGTAGAACCGTGGTCGGATGAGGTCGAATTGCGTGGCGTGCTGCTCGACGCCTTGCTCGGCACCGGGTTGAGTGGCGACGTACGCGAGCCTTATGTGCGGGCCATCGACACGATCAACGTCAGCGGCCTGCCGGTCGCGGCGGTGGATATTCCCTCGGGGCTGTGTGCTGATACCGGGCGGGTGCTGGGCACGGCGGTGACGGCCGACCTGACCGTGACGTTCATTGGCCTGAAGCTGGGCCTGTTCACGGGCGATGCGGCGGATCGGGTTGGCGAACTGGTGTTCAACGATCTCCACGCCGATCCTGACATCGTTGAATCGGCAGCGGTCAGTGCCCGACTGCTCTCATCCCATAATCTGCCGCGTCTGGCGCCCCGTGTACCCACCACTCACAAAGGCCGGTTGGGTCATGTGCTGTTGATTGGTGGCGACCGGGGCTTTGGCGGCGCGATCCAGATGAGCGCCGAAAGCGCACTGCGTTGCGGCGCGGGCATGGTTTCGATGGCGACCCGCAGCGAGCATGTCTCGGCTGCGCTGACGCGTTTGCCTGAGGTCATGGTGCAGGGCACTCATTCGGCCAACCAATTGATGGGGTTGCTCAAGCAGGCCAGTGTGCTGGTGGTCGGGCCAGGGCTGGGCCAGGCCGCGTGGGGGCGTAGCCTGTTGTCGGCGGCCGCCAATGCGCTATTGCCGCAAGTGTGGGATGCCGATGCGCTGAACCTGCTGAGCAGCGGCGCTGTCAGTCTGCCTGAACACTGTGTCATCACCCCGCATCCGGGCGAGGCGGCGCGGCTTCTGGACTTGTCCACGGCCCAGGTGCAGGCCGATCGTCCAGCAGCGGCCCACGCCTTGAGCCAGAAATATACCGCCACGGTGATCCTCAAGGGCGCCGGCAGCCTGATCGCCAGTCCGGACGGTCGCCTGGCGGTTTGCAGCCAGGGCCATCCAGCCATGGCCAGCGCCGGCCTGGGGGATGTGTTGGCCGGGGTGGTCGGCGCGTTGCTCGCTCAGGGCATGGATAGTTTTGATGCGGCGTGCCTGGCGGTCTGGCTGCACGCCAATGCCGGTGCGCAAGCCGGTCGATCGGGCCGGGGGCTGGCGGCGACCGATCTGATCCCGGCCATTCGTCAGTTGTTGGAGGAGCATTCACCGTGTCTGAAGTAA
- the tsaE gene encoding tRNA (adenosine(37)-N6)-threonylcarbamoyltransferase complex ATPase subunit type 1 TsaE: MSEVTLYVADEQAMTAFGARVARITAGHGLIFLEGDLGAGKTTLSRGIIRGLGHVGSVKSPTFTLVEPYEIGDIRAFHFDLYRLVDPEELEFLGIRDYFEDDTLCLIEWPQKGAGFLPKPDLTITIGAQNGGRLLKLTPQGSRGESWCAALALETN, from the coding sequence GTGTCTGAAGTAACCCTGTACGTGGCGGACGAACAAGCCATGACGGCATTCGGGGCGCGCGTTGCACGCATCACGGCGGGCCATGGCCTGATTTTTCTCGAAGGTGACCTCGGAGCGGGGAAAACCACCTTGTCCCGTGGCATTATTCGCGGCCTCGGACACGTCGGCTCAGTCAAAAGCCCCACGTTCACCTTGGTCGAGCCCTACGAGATTGGCGACATCCGTGCCTTCCATTTCGACCTGTATCGACTGGTGGATCCTGAAGAGCTGGAATTCCTTGGTATTCGCGATTATTTCGAAGATGACACCCTGTGCCTGATCGAATGGCCCCAGAAAGGTGCAGGCTTTTTGCCAAAGCCTGACCTGACCATTACCATTGGCGCGCAGAACGGCGGGCGTTTGCTGAAATTGACGCCGCAAGGCTCGCGTGGCGAGTCGTGGTGTGCCGCTTTGGCATTGGAAACTAATTAA
- a CDS encoding N-acetylmuramoyl-L-alanine amidase, which translates to MMGFGMRFRAVVAVVGLLLTALAVDAVAETKVNSVRLWRAPDNTRLVFDLTGPVQHSVFTLTAPDRLVIDINGASLGAPLNVATANTPITAMRSAQRTPTDLRVVIDLKKAVTPKSFTLAPNAQYGNRLVVDLFDNPADAAPPSPPPTNVATIPAVPVTPTEPAIKLPPAPAGKRDIIVVIDAGHGGEDPGASGSRGQREKDVVLSIARELQRQVNGMKGFRAELTRTGDYFIPLRGRTEIARKKGADLFVSIHADAAPSAAAFGASVFALSDRGATSETARWLADSENRSDLIGGAGNVSLDDKDRMLAGVLLDLSMTASLTSSLNVGQKVLSNIGRVTPLHKQRVEQAGFMVLKSPDIPSILVETGFISNANEASKLSSANHQQALARSISSGVRQFFQQNPPPGTYIAWLRDSGKIVQGPRDHRVSPGETLAMIAVRYQVSPATLRSANNLKSDELKIGQTLTIPGNDVAVQQ; encoded by the coding sequence ATGATGGGGTTTGGTATGCGCTTTCGCGCGGTGGTTGCTGTCGTAGGACTGTTGCTTACGGCACTGGCCGTCGATGCTGTGGCCGAGACAAAGGTCAACAGCGTTCGCCTCTGGCGAGCGCCGGACAACACGCGGCTGGTCTTCGACCTGACGGGCCCGGTGCAACACAGCGTATTCACCCTGACCGCCCCGGATCGCCTGGTGATCGACATCAATGGCGCGTCCCTGGGCGCGCCATTGAACGTGGCCACCGCCAATACACCGATTACCGCGATGCGTTCGGCCCAACGGACGCCGACCGACCTGCGGGTGGTCATCGACCTGAAAAAAGCCGTGACCCCGAAAAGCTTCACCCTGGCCCCGAACGCTCAGTACGGCAACCGACTGGTGGTGGATCTGTTCGATAACCCGGCCGACGCCGCGCCACCTTCGCCGCCGCCGACCAATGTCGCCACGATACCGGCGGTGCCGGTGACGCCGACCGAACCGGCGATCAAGCTGCCACCGGCCCCGGCCGGCAAGCGCGACATCATCGTGGTGATCGACGCCGGTCACGGTGGCGAAGACCCGGGGGCCTCGGGCTCGCGTGGGCAGCGTGAAAAAGACGTGGTGCTGTCCATCGCCCGCGAGCTGCAGCGCCAGGTCAACGGCATGAAAGGCTTCCGTGCCGAGCTGACCCGTACCGGCGACTACTTCATTCCGTTGCGTGGGCGTACCGAAATCGCTCGCAAGAAAGGCGCCGACCTGTTCGTCTCCATCCACGCCGACGCCGCGCCTTCGGCCGCTGCGTTCGGGGCCTCGGTATTTGCCTTGTCCGATCGTGGCGCCACCTCGGAAACTGCCCGTTGGCTGGCCGACAGCGAAAACCGTTCCGACCTGATCGGTGGTGCCGGTAACGTCAGTCTCGACGACAAGGACCGGATGCTTGCCGGTGTGTTGCTCGATTTGTCGATGACCGCCTCGTTGACCTCCAGCCTGAACGTCGGCCAGAAGGTCTTGAGCAACATCGGTCGCGTGACGCCGCTGCATAAACAGCGCGTCGAACAGGCCGGGTTCATGGTGCTCAAGTCGCCGGACATTCCGTCGATCCTGGTGGAAACCGGCTTCATCTCCAACGCCAATGAAGCGTCCAAGCTGTCCTCCGCCAATCATCAGCAGGCGCTGGCCCGCTCGATCAGCAGCGGCGTGCGGCAGTTCTTCCAGCAGAACCCACCGCCGGGCACCTACATTGCCTGGTTGCGCGACTCCGGCAAGATTGTCCAGGGCCCGCGGGACCATCGGGTCAGTCCTGGTGAAACCCTGGCGATGATCGCTGTGCGCTATCAGGTGTCGCCTGCCACCTTGCGCAGTGCCAACAACCTCAAGAGCGACGAGCTCAAGATCGGCCAGACCCTGACCATTCCCGGCAATGACGTGGCGGTTCAGCAATGA
- the mutL gene encoding DNA mismatch repair endonuclease MutL, giving the protein MSDEVIGSNARIELLSPRLANQIAAGEVVERPASVIKELLENSLDSGAKRIDVDVEQGGVKLLRVRDDGGGISSDDLPLALARHATSKIRDLEDLERVMSLGFRGEALASISSVSRLTLTSRTRDAEQAWQVETEGRDMASRVQPAAHPVGTSVEVRDLFFNTPARRKFLKAEKTEFDHLQEVIKRLALARFDVAFHLRHNGKTILSLHEAHDDAARARRVGAVCGAGFLEQALPIEVERNGLHLWGWVGLPTFSRSQADLQYFYVNGRAVRDKLVAHAVRQAYRDVLFNGRHPTFVLFFEVDPAVVDVNVHPTKHEVRFRDGRMVHDFLYGTLHRALGDVRPEDQLAAPAAVGGMVRPSGLEAGEFGPQGEMRLAANALLEQPQAQPSYNTAGSGAGSGYQYQYTPRPQSNVPVAEAQAAYREFFKPLPEPGAAALPDGQGDIPPLGYALAQLKGIYILSENAQGLVLVDMHAAHERIMYERLKIAMASEGLSGQPLLVPESLAVSQREADCAEEHVSWFQRLGFELQRLGPETLAIRQIPALLKQAEANRLVSDVLADLMEYGTSDRIQAHLNELLGTMACHGAIRANRRLALPEMNGLLRDMENTERSGQCNHGRPTWTQLGLDDLDKLFLRGR; this is encoded by the coding sequence ATGAGTGACGAAGTGATCGGCAGCAACGCCCGTATCGAACTGCTCAGCCCACGGCTGGCGAACCAGATCGCCGCCGGCGAAGTGGTCGAGCGGCCGGCGTCGGTCATCAAGGAGTTGCTGGAAAACAGCCTCGACTCCGGGGCCAAGCGCATCGATGTGGATGTCGAGCAAGGCGGCGTCAAGCTGCTGCGGGTACGCGATGACGGTGGCGGTATTTCTTCCGACGACCTGCCGCTGGCCCTGGCGCGCCACGCCACCAGCAAGATTCGCGATCTGGAAGACCTCGAGCGGGTCATGAGCCTGGGCTTTCGTGGCGAGGCGCTGGCGTCCATCAGTTCGGTGTCGCGCCTGACACTTACCTCCCGCACCCGCGACGCCGAGCAGGCCTGGCAAGTCGAGACCGAAGGCCGGGACATGGCCTCTCGCGTGCAGCCGGCGGCTCATCCGGTGGGGACCTCGGTGGAGGTGCGCGACCTGTTCTTCAACACCCCGGCCCGGCGCAAGTTTCTCAAGGCCGAGAAGACCGAATTCGATCACTTGCAGGAAGTCATCAAGCGCCTGGCCCTGGCGCGTTTTGACGTGGCGTTCCATTTGCGCCACAACGGCAAGACCATCCTCAGCCTGCACGAGGCCCACGACGATGCGGCCCGCGCCCGGCGGGTGGGTGCGGTGTGCGGTGCCGGGTTCCTGGAACAGGCGTTGCCCATCGAGGTGGAGCGCAATGGCCTGCATCTGTGGGGGTGGGTTGGCTTGCCGACCTTCTCCCGTAGCCAGGCGGACTTGCAATATTTTTATGTGAACGGCCGGGCGGTGCGCGACAAACTGGTGGCCCACGCCGTGCGCCAGGCTTATCGCGACGTGCTGTTCAACGGTCGGCATCCGACTTTTGTGCTGTTTTTTGAAGTCGACCCAGCGGTGGTGGACGTCAACGTGCACCCGACCAAGCATGAGGTGCGTTTTCGTGACGGGCGCATGGTCCACGATTTCCTCTACGGCACCTTGCACCGCGCCTTGGGCGATGTGCGCCCGGAAGATCAACTGGCGGCCCCGGCGGCGGTCGGCGGCATGGTCCGGCCTAGCGGGTTGGAAGCGGGCGAATTCGGGCCCCAGGGCGAAATGCGCCTGGCGGCCAACGCGTTGCTGGAACAGCCGCAAGCGCAACCGAGCTACAACACGGCCGGTAGCGGGGCTGGCAGCGGCTATCAGTATCAATACACCCCGCGCCCGCAATCCAACGTGCCAGTGGCCGAGGCCCAGGCGGCGTATCGCGAGTTCTTCAAACCCTTGCCTGAACCCGGTGCGGCGGCATTGCCCGACGGACAGGGCGACATCCCGCCGTTGGGTTATGCCCTGGCGCAACTCAAAGGTATTTATATCCTTTCGGAAAATGCCCAGGGCCTGGTGCTGGTGGACATGCACGCCGCCCACGAGCGGATCATGTACGAGCGGTTGAAAATCGCCATGGCCAGCGAAGGCCTGAGCGGCCAGCCGCTGTTGGTGCCCGAATCCCTGGCAGTCAGCCAGCGCGAAGCCGATTGCGCCGAAGAGCATGTGAGTTGGTTCCAGCGACTGGGCTTTGAATTGCAACGCCTGGGCCCGGAAACCCTGGCGATTCGCCAGATCCCGGCGTTGTTGAAACAGGCCGAGGCCAATCGCCTGGTCAGCGACGTGCTGGCGGACCTGATGGAGTACGGCACCAGCGACCGGATTCAGGCACACCTGAACGAACTGCTCGGCACCATGGCCTGCCACGGCGCGATCCGCGCCAACCGGCGCCTGGCCCTGCCGGAAATGAACGGCCTGCTGCGGGACATGGAAAACACCGAACGCAGCGGTCAATGCAACCATGGCCGGCCGACCTGGACCCAATTGGGCCTGGACGACCTGGACAAACTGTTCCTGCGCGGTCGTTGA
- the miaA gene encoding tRNA (adenosine(37)-N6)-dimethylallyltransferase MiaA, with product MNQLPPAIFLMGPTAAGKTDLAIELTKVLPCELISVDSALVYRGMDIGTAKPSKELLAEYPHRLIDILDPAEAYSAADFRRDALQAMAEITARGKIPLLVGGTMLYYKALVDGLADMPAADPEVRAQIEEEAARLGWQALHEQLAAIDPESAARIHPNDPQRLSRALEVYRVSGQSMTALRQRQSAQSTEAAASGLQQLPYTVANLAIAPANRQVLHRRIEQRFTLMLEQGFVDEVVALRERSDLHAGLPSIRAVGYRQVWDYLDGKLTSAEMQERGIIATRQLAKRQFTWLRSWTDLHWLDSLDCDNLPRALKYLGTISILS from the coding sequence ATGAACCAGTTGCCACCGGCGATTTTCCTGATGGGGCCGACTGCCGCCGGCAAGACCGACCTGGCTATCGAATTGACCAAGGTGTTGCCCTGCGAGCTGATCAGCGTCGATTCGGCCCTGGTTTACCGGGGCATGGACATTGGCACGGCCAAGCCGTCTAAAGAGCTGCTGGCCGAGTATCCGCACCGACTGATCGACATCCTCGACCCGGCCGAGGCCTACTCGGCCGCGGATTTTCGTCGCGATGCCCTCCAGGCCATGGCCGAGATCACCGCGCGGGGCAAGATTCCGCTGCTGGTGGGCGGCACGATGCTGTATTACAAGGCCTTGGTCGATGGCTTGGCGGATATGCCGGCAGCCGACCCCGAGGTGCGCGCGCAGATCGAAGAAGAGGCTGCACGCCTTGGCTGGCAAGCGCTGCATGAGCAATTGGCGGCCATTGACCCGGAGTCGGCGGCGCGTATTCACCCCAACGACCCGCAGCGGCTCAGTCGGGCCCTGGAGGTTTATCGGGTCAGCGGCCAGAGCATGACAGCCCTGCGCCAGCGACAATCTGCGCAAAGTACTGAAGCAGCCGCTTCGGGACTGCAACAATTGCCCTATACTGTCGCGAATCTGGCTATCGCTCCGGCGAACCGGCAAGTGCTGCATCGGCGAATTGAACAAAGATTCACATTAATGTTGGAACAGGGATTCGTCGACGAGGTCGTAGCCCTGCGTGAGCGAAGTGACCTGCATGCCGGGTTGCCGTCTATACGTGCGGTGGGTTATCGACAAGTCTGGGATTACCTGGACGGCAAGCTGACGTCAGCCGAGATGCAGGAGCGTGGGATCATTGCCACGCGCCAATTGGCGAAACGCCAGTTCACCTGGCTGCGCAGCTGGACTGACTTGCATTGGCTTGACAGTCTCGATTGCGACAATCTGCCACGCGCCTTGAAATACCTCGGGACCATCTCCATATTGAGCTGA
- the hfq gene encoding RNA chaperone Hfq, whose amino-acid sequence MSKGHSLQDPYLNTLRKEKVGVSIYLVNGIKLQGTIESFDQFVILLKNTVSQMVYKHAISTVVPVRPIRLPSATESEGGDAEPGNA is encoded by the coding sequence ATGTCAAAAGGGCATTCGCTACAAGACCCTTACTTGAACACTTTACGTAAAGAGAAAGTTGGGGTGTCCATCTATCTGGTCAACGGGATCAAACTACAAGGCACGATCGAGTCTTTCGACCAGTTCGTCATCCTTCTGAAAAACACCGTCAGCCAGATGGTCTACAAGCACGCGATCTCGACAGTCGTGCCAGTCCGTCCAATTCGTCTGCCTAGCGCAACCGAATCCGAAGGCGGTGACGCTGAGCCGGGTAACGCCTGA
- the hflX gene encoding ribosome rescue GTPase HflX produces MFFERHGGGERAILVHLDGQDPEAREDPQEFQELAISAGAETVAFFNVPRHRPTAKFLIGSGKVEELRDLVKAEQVDLVIFNHILTPSQERNLERVFECRVIDRTGLILDIFAQRARTHEGKLQVELAQLEHMSTRLVRGWTHLERQKGGIGLRGPGETQLETDRRLLRVRLRQIKGRLEKVRSQREQSRRGRKRADIPTVSLVGYTNAGKSTLFNNVTQSDVYAADQLFATLDPTLRRLDLDDLGPIVLADTVGFIRHLPHKLVEAFRATLEESSNSDLLLHVIDAAEPDRMLQIEQVMVVLGEIGAQDLPILEVYNKLDLLEGVEPQIQRDADGKPQRVWLSARDGTGLDLLKQAVAELLGNDLFVGTLKLPQRFARLRAQFFELGAVQKEEHDEEGVCLLAVRLPRSELNRLVSREGLQPMEFIEQHTLQ; encoded by the coding sequence TTGTTCTTTGAGCGCCACGGTGGTGGTGAACGGGCCATTCTCGTTCACTTGGATGGACAGGACCCTGAGGCGCGCGAAGATCCGCAGGAGTTTCAGGAATTGGCAATTTCGGCCGGCGCCGAGACCGTCGCGTTTTTCAACGTGCCGCGTCATCGGCCAACCGCCAAATTCCTGATCGGCAGTGGCAAGGTCGAGGAGTTGCGCGACCTGGTCAAGGCCGAGCAGGTCGACCTGGTGATTTTCAATCACATCCTCACGCCCAGTCAGGAACGCAACCTCGAACGTGTTTTCGAGTGCCGCGTGATCGACCGTACGGGGCTGATTCTCGACATTTTCGCCCAACGCGCCCGTACCCATGAAGGCAAGCTCCAGGTCGAACTGGCCCAGCTTGAGCACATGAGTACGCGGCTGGTTCGTGGCTGGACTCACCTTGAGCGGCAGAAGGGCGGTATCGGCCTGCGCGGTCCGGGTGAAACCCAGTTGGAAACCGACCGGCGTCTGCTGCGGGTTCGCCTGCGCCAGATCAAGGGGCGCCTGGAGAAGGTCCGCAGCCAGCGTGAGCAGTCGCGGCGCGGTCGCAAGCGCGCGGACATCCCGACGGTTTCACTGGTGGGTTATACCAACGCCGGCAAATCGACCCTGTTCAATAATGTCACCCAATCCGACGTCTACGCCGCCGACCAGTTGTTCGCCACGCTCGACCCGACCCTGCGCCGGCTCGACCTGGACGACCTCGGGCCCATCGTGCTGGCCGACACCGTAGGTTTCATCCGTCACCTGCCGCATAAGCTGGTCGAGGCTTTCCGAGCTACGCTCGAAGAGTCGAGCAACTCCGACCTGCTGCTGCACGTGATCGATGCCGCAGAGCCGGACCGGATGCTGCAGATCGAGCAAGTGATGGTGGTGCTGGGCGAGATCGGGGCCCAGGACTTGCCGATCCTTGAGGTATACAACAAACTCGATTTGCTCGAAGGCGTGGAGCCGCAGATCCAGCGCGATGCCGATGGCAAGCCGCAACGGGTCTGGTTATCGGCCCGTGACGGCACCGGCCTGGACCTGCTCAAGCAGGCTGTGGCGGAGTTGTTGGGCAATGATCTGTTCGTCGGCACGCTGAAATTGCCGCAACGTTTCGCCCGGCTGCGTGCCCAGTTCTTTGAGCTGGGGGCGGTGCAAAAAGAAGAACACGACGAAGAAGGCGTCTGCCTGCTGGCTGTTCGCCTGCCTCGGTCGGAGCTTAACCGGCTGGTCAGCCGCGAAGGGCTGCAACCGATGGAATTCATCGAGCAACACACTTTGCAATAA
- the hflK gene encoding FtsH protease activity modulator HflK, whose translation MAWNEPGGNSNNQDPWGGKRRNNGDRKGPPDLDEAFRKLQESLNGLFGGGKKRGDDGGGRPGKGGGFGLLGIGLVVLAAIWLYSAVYVVDEQEQAVVLRFGKYYETVGPGLNIYFPPIDQKYMENVTRERAYTKQGQMLTEDENIVEVPLTVQYKITNLQDFVLNVDQPETSLQHATESALRHVVGSTAMDQVLTEGRELMASEIKERLQRFLDTYRTGITVTQVNVQSAAAPREVQEAFDDVIRAREDEQRSRNQAETYANGVVPEARGQAQRIIEDANGYRDEVVSRAKGEADRFTKLVAEYRKAPEVTRERLYLDTMQEVFSNTSKVLVTGNKNGQSNLLYLPLDKMVESGRNTSAPSTGAAAINNDGNARAADLQQQQARTRESR comes from the coding sequence ATGGCTTGGAATGAGCCGGGTGGCAACTCGAATAATCAGGATCCTTGGGGTGGCAAGCGTCGTAACAACGGCGACCGCAAGGGGCCGCCAGATCTCGACGAGGCCTTCCGAAAGCTGCAGGAAAGCCTGAACGGTTTGTTCGGTGGTGGTAAAAAACGCGGTGACGATGGTGGCGGTCGTCCGGGCAAGGGCGGCGGTTTCGGCCTGCTCGGCATCGGCCTTGTCGTGCTCGCGGCTATTTGGCTGTACAGCGCGGTCTATGTCGTGGACGAGCAGGAGCAGGCCGTGGTGCTGCGCTTCGGTAAGTACTACGAGACGGTTGGCCCGGGCTTGAACATCTATTTCCCGCCGATCGATCAGAAGTACATGGAAAACGTCACGCGTGAGCGTGCCTATACCAAGCAGGGCCAGATGCTGACCGAAGACGAGAACATCGTCGAAGTGCCGCTGACCGTGCAATACAAGATCACCAACCTGCAAGACTTCGTACTGAACGTCGACCAGCCGGAAACCAGCCTGCAGCATGCGACCGAGAGTGCCTTGCGCCATGTGGTGGGTTCCACCGCCATGGACCAGGTGCTGACCGAAGGGCGTGAGCTGATGGCCAGCGAGATCAAGGAGCGCCTGCAACGGTTCCTCGATACCTATCGCACCGGTATCACCGTGACCCAGGTCAACGTCCAGAGCGCCGCGGCGCCGCGTGAAGTCCAGGAAGCCTTCGACGACGTGATTCGTGCTCGAGAAGACGAACAGCGTTCGCGCAACCAGGCCGAGACCTATGCCAACGGCGTCGTGCCGGAAGCGCGTGGCCAGGCCCAGCGCATTATCGAAGATGCCAACGGCTACCGCGATGAAGTGGTTTCCCGGGCCAAGGGTGAGGCGGATCGCTTCACCAAGCTGGTGGCCGAGTATCGCAAGGCTCCAGAAGTCACCCGCGAGCGTCTGTACCTGGACACCATGCAGGAAGTCTTCAGCAACACCAGCAAGGTCCTCGTGACCGGCAACAAGAACGGTCAGAGCAATCTGCTGTACCTGCCGCTGGACAAGATGGTCGAAAGCGGTCGCAACACCAGCGCGCCGTCGACTGGCGCGGCAGCCATCAACAATGACGGCAACGCCCGTGCGGCGGATCTGCAGCAACAGCAAGCACGTACCAGGGAGAGTCGCTGA
- the hflC gene encoding protease modulator HflC, with product MSNKSLIALIVGVVVAIAAWNCFYIVAQTERAVLLQFGRVVQADVQPGLHVKVPYVNKVRKFDGRLMTLDAPTQRFLTLEKKAVMVDAYAKWRVKDAERFYTATSGLKQIADERLSRRLESGLRDQFGKRTLHEVVSGERDALMADITRSLNTMAEKELGIEVVDVRVKAIDLPKEVNRSVFERMSTEREREAREHRAKGNELAEGIRADADRQRRVLLAEAYRESEEVRGDGDAQAASIYAKAYGQDQEFYGFYRSLRAYRESFANKSDVMVLDPSSDFFRYLEKAKP from the coding sequence ATGAGCAATAAATCGCTGATCGCCCTTATTGTCGGTGTCGTCGTGGCGATCGCTGCCTGGAACTGCTTCTACATCGTGGCTCAGACCGAGCGTGCGGTGTTGCTGCAGTTTGGTCGCGTGGTCCAGGCTGATGTCCAGCCGGGGCTGCATGTGAAGGTGCCGTACGTCAACAAGGTGCGCAAGTTCGACGGTCGCCTGATGACGCTGGATGCACCGACGCAGCGCTTCCTGACGCTGGAAAAGAAAGCCGTGATGGTGGACGCCTACGCCAAGTGGCGGGTGAAGGATGCCGAGCGCTTCTACACCGCGACCTCCGGTCTCAAGCAGATCGCCGACGAGCGTTTGTCCCGTCGTCTGGAGTCGGGCCTGCGTGACCAGTTCGGTAAGCGTACGCTGCATGAAGTCGTGTCCGGTGAGCGTGATGCGCTCATGGCCGACATCACCCGTTCGCTGAATACGATGGCGGAAAAAGAGTTGGGCATCGAAGTGGTCGATGTCCGGGTCAAGGCCATCGACCTGCCGAAGGAAGTGAACCGCAGCGTATTCGAGCGCATGAGCACCGAGCGTGAGCGTGAAGCCCGCGAGCACCGCGCCAAGGGTAACGAGCTGGCCGAAGGCATCCGTGCCGACGCCGATCGCCAACGTCGCGTGCTGCTGGCCGAAGCCTATCGTGAATCGGAAGAGGTCCGCGGTGATGGTGACGCCCAGGCCGCTTCGATCTACGCCAAGGCCTATGGTCAGGACCAGGAGTTCTATGGGTTCTACCGTAGCCTGCGCGCTTATCGTGAAAGTTTTGCGAACAAATCCGACGTCATGGTCCTGGACCCAAGCAGCGACTTCTTCCGTTACCTGGAAAAGGCCAAGCCTTGA